The Candidatus Kryptoniota bacterium genome contains a region encoding:
- the ugpC gene encoding sn-glycerol-3-phosphate ABC transporter ATP-binding protein UgpC has translation MASVRLSNVSKVYEGGVVAVKDVNLEVADKEFVVLVGPSGCGKSTTLRMIAGLEEISDGEMYIENELVNDVAPKDRDIAMVFQNYALYPHMTVYENMAFGLKLRKFPKPEIDTRVREAAQILGISEYLDRKPKALSGGQRQRVALGRAIVRKPKVFLFDEPLSNLDAKMRVQMRAEISKIHQRLGATMIYVTHDQVEGMTMGDRIVVMKNGIVQQIDTPLNLYNRPVNKFVAGFIGSPAMNFFEGEIRKNGKLYFYELGGALKLELPSSHDAVLAAYSNKKLYMGVRPEHISIQEAQRSELDSTATLRVDISEPMGNEVFLYFSSNTTQIVARVTNSVDPRPGTDLKMYFDTTHAHFFDKDDERSLFIA, from the coding sequence ATGGCGAGTGTAAGGCTGAGTAACGTCTCCAAAGTTTACGAGGGCGGAGTCGTGGCGGTAAAGGACGTAAACCTCGAAGTCGCCGACAAGGAATTTGTTGTGCTTGTCGGTCCGTCAGGATGCGGCAAGTCGACCACGTTGAGAATGATCGCCGGACTCGAGGAGATTTCGGACGGCGAAATGTATATCGAGAACGAACTTGTGAACGATGTTGCGCCCAAAGACCGGGATATCGCGATGGTCTTTCAAAATTACGCGCTCTATCCTCACATGACTGTCTATGAAAACATGGCGTTCGGACTGAAGTTGCGAAAATTCCCGAAGCCTGAAATTGACACGCGTGTCAGGGAGGCCGCGCAGATCCTCGGTATCTCCGAATACCTTGATAGGAAACCGAAAGCGCTTTCGGGTGGTCAACGCCAGCGTGTTGCACTCGGCCGCGCGATCGTCAGGAAACCGAAGGTGTTTCTGTTCGACGAACCTCTTTCGAATCTCGACGCGAAGATGCGAGTACAAATGCGCGCTGAGATTTCGAAGATCCATCAGCGCCTGGGCGCCACGATGATTTACGTAACCCATGACCAGGTCGAAGGCATGACGATGGGCGACCGAATTGTCGTAATGAAGAACGGTATCGTCCAGCAGATCGATACGCCCCTCAATCTTTACAACCGCCCGGTAAACAAATTTGTCGCCGGCTTTATCGGGAGCCCGGCAATGAATTTTTTTGAGGGCGAGATACGCAAGAACGGTAAACTCTATTTCTACGAGCTCGGCGGCGCTCTTAAACTCGAGCTGCCATCCTCGCATGACGCGGTGCTCGCCGCTTACTCAAATAAGAAACTTTACATGGGCGTGAGACCGGAGCACATTTCCATTCAAGAGGCGCAGCGTAGCGAACTCGACTCTACCGCCACACTTCGCGTCGACATCTCCGAACCGATGGGTAACGAAGTCTTCCTCTATTTTAGCTCAAATACAACTCAAATTGTCGCGCGGGTCACAAATTCTGTTGATCCAAGACCGGGAACGGACTTGAAGATGTATTTCGACACAACACACGCGCACTTTTTCGACAAAGATGACGAAAGGTCGCTTTTTATAGCCTGA
- the aroA gene encoding 3-phosphoshikimate 1-carboxyvinyltransferase, producing MNYEVRGASSVSGAFKVPGDKSISHRAVIFSSLAKGQSVINGISSGADVNSTISCMSALGTLIVRQDGHVTISGKGKSSLGQSRSALDAGNSGTTMRLLSGVLSGQKFGSTITGDETLRRRPMQRIIDPLSQMGANISATASGTAPLRIFPSENFHGIRYVLPLPSAQVKSSVLLAGIFAEGETTVVEPVESRDHTERMLRLAKSKTSKGFETKISSDYVVQPAEYDVAGDISSAAFFMAAAAILPNSSVTAAGITLNPTRTGFLDVLVMMGAKVEINNIRETTGEPVGDVTVSHSELNGVEIGGEMIPRLIDELPVIGVMAAFANGETIVRDAHDLRRKESDRIVAVVDNLQAMDADVSETDDGFIVAGTGHLRGAEVDSFKDHRIAMAFAVAGLAANGNTVVKNSEWAEISYPEFFHTLEKLVVRD from the coding sequence ATGAATTATGAGGTGAGAGGAGCTTCCTCTGTAAGCGGAGCGTTCAAAGTACCGGGCGACAAATCGATTTCCCACAGAGCAGTCATCTTCTCCTCGTTGGCAAAAGGACAATCAGTAATTAACGGCATTTCCAGCGGCGCCGATGTCAATAGTACAATTTCCTGTATGTCAGCACTTGGAACACTAATCGTCCGGCAGGACGGTCACGTAACAATTTCCGGAAAGGGGAAGTCATCGTTAGGTCAGTCCAGAAGCGCACTCGATGCCGGCAATAGCGGGACCACAATGCGACTTCTCAGCGGAGTTCTTTCAGGACAGAAATTTGGGTCGACAATCACGGGCGACGAAACCTTGAGACGCAGACCAATGCAGAGGATAATAGATCCGCTCTCTCAAATGGGCGCGAACATCTCCGCAACTGCGAGCGGTACCGCACCTCTCAGGATTTTTCCGTCCGAGAATTTTCACGGCATCAGATATGTCCTTCCCCTTCCGAGCGCACAAGTCAAATCGTCTGTCCTCCTGGCCGGAATCTTTGCCGAAGGCGAGACTACTGTCGTCGAACCTGTTGAATCGCGGGATCACACGGAAAGAATGCTGCGACTTGCAAAGTCAAAGACTAGCAAGGGGTTCGAGACAAAGATCTCGTCTGATTACGTTGTCCAGCCCGCTGAGTATGACGTAGCAGGCGATATATCTTCCGCCGCCTTTTTCATGGCGGCAGCGGCAATTCTCCCGAATTCTTCCGTGACGGCGGCCGGAATCACTCTCAATCCGACGCGCACGGGTTTTCTGGATGTTCTCGTAATGATGGGCGCAAAAGTGGAAATCAATAATATACGTGAAACCACAGGCGAGCCTGTCGGCGATGTGACTGTGTCGCATTCAGAACTCAACGGCGTCGAGATCGGCGGAGAGATGATCCCCCGACTTATCGACGAGCTTCCCGTGATCGGTGTAATGGCGGCATTCGCAAACGGCGAAACGATCGTGCGCGACGCACATGATCTCAGGCGAAAGGAGTCGGACCGCATCGTCGCGGTGGTAGATAACCTCCAGGCAATGGACGCAGACGTGTCGGAGACGGACGATGGGTTCATCGTCGCCGGAACGGGACACCTTCGCGGTGCGGAGGTTGACTCCTTCAAGGACCACAGGATCGCCATGGCGTTTGCCGTCGCCGGACTAGCCGCAAATGGAAATACTGTCGTTAAGAATTCTGAATGGGCCGAGATTTCTTATCCTGAATTTTTTCATACACTTGAAAAGCTAGTCGTGAGGGATTGA